One region of Thiomonas intermedia genomic DNA includes:
- a CDS encoding arylesterase, whose amino-acid sequence MPLIVGSPHPLSRRKVLALAAAIAAGTGFPGRVQAAVPSRPTLLVVGDSLSAGYGLETGKGWVDLMRQRLDASRPRWNVINASISGDTTAGGLARLPPLLRRDQPAVVIIELGGNDALRGLSLQQTRSNLTRMVTLCKQARAKVLLIGMQIPPNYGPAYTARFAAVFPAVAQSTHVALVPFLLSGVASHPDWFQSDNIHPTAQAQPTMLDTVWPHLKPLLARSAEKRAP is encoded by the coding sequence ATGCCACTGATTGTAGGAAGCCCGCACCCGTTGTCGCGGCGCAAGGTCTTGGCGCTTGCCGCAGCAATCGCAGCCGGGACCGGTTTCCCGGGCCGCGTGCAGGCCGCTGTGCCCAGCCGCCCCACCCTGCTGGTGGTCGGCGACAGCCTGTCCGCCGGGTATGGGCTGGAGACCGGAAAAGGATGGGTCGATCTGATGCGCCAGCGACTCGATGCGAGCCGGCCGCGCTGGAACGTGATCAACGCCAGCATCAGCGGCGATACGACGGCGGGCGGGCTGGCGCGCCTGCCCCCGCTTCTGCGGCGCGACCAACCCGCCGTGGTCATCATTGAATTGGGCGGCAACGATGCCCTGCGCGGGCTGTCGCTGCAGCAGACCCGGAGCAATCTCACCAGGATGGTGACGCTTTGCAAGCAAGCCCGCGCAAAAGTCCTGTTGATCGGCATGCAGATTCCGCCGAACTACGGCCCCGCCTATACCGCACGTTTCGCGGCCGTGTTTCCTGCAGTCGCACAATCGACGCATGTGGCGCTGGTGCCGTTTCTGCTGTCGGGCGTCGCGTCGCATCCGGATTGGTTCCAATCCGACAACATCCACCCCACTGCGCAGGCGCAACCCACCATGCTCGATACGGTCTGGCCGCATCTCAAGCCTCTTCTTGCGCGGTCCGCCGAGAAGCGCGCACCATGA
- a CDS encoding ABC transporter ATP-binding protein, with amino-acid sequence MTVDVIVAHDLGKTVSDVGDALTILQAVQLRIPAGQSVAITGASGSGKSTLLALLAGMDRPSTGQVRIDGVDLESLDENGRADLRAQKIGFVFQNFQLIDHYTALENVVLPLEISGRSRGAVEAATALLHAVGLGQRLHHRPALLSGGEQQRVALARAFVGRPKLVLADEPTGNLDAATGERIMDLMFRLRAEAEATLVLVTHDPALAARCDRICALQAGHLVEQTQAVPA; translated from the coding sequence ATGACGGTCGATGTGATTGTCGCGCATGACCTGGGCAAGACCGTTTCCGACGTCGGTGATGCCCTGACCATTCTCCAGGCCGTGCAACTGCGCATTCCTGCAGGACAAAGCGTGGCCATCACCGGCGCTTCGGGGTCGGGCAAATCCACGTTGTTGGCCCTGCTCGCCGGCATGGATCGGCCCAGCACGGGCCAGGTCAGGATCGACGGTGTCGATCTCGAAAGCCTCGACGAGAACGGCCGGGCCGACCTGCGTGCGCAGAAGATCGGCTTTGTGTTCCAGAATTTTCAACTCATCGATCACTACACCGCACTGGAAAACGTGGTTCTGCCGCTGGAGATTTCCGGGCGGTCGCGCGGGGCCGTGGAAGCGGCAACTGCCTTGTTGCACGCGGTCGGGCTGGGACAGCGACTGCATCATCGGCCGGCCCTGCTCTCCGGTGGGGAACAGCAGCGCGTCGCCCTGGCCCGCGCTTTTGTCGGTCGCCCGAAGCTCGTTCTCGCGGACGAGCCGACGGGCAACCTCGATGCCGCCACCGGAGAACGCATCATGGACCTGATGTTCCGACTGCGCGCGGAAGCAGAGGCGACGCTGGTGCTCGTCACCCACGATCCGGCCCTGGCCGCACGCTGCGACCGGATCTGCGCACTGCAGGCGGGACATCTGGTCGAGCAGACGCAGGCGGTGCCGGCATGA
- the rlmB gene encoding 23S rRNA (guanosine(2251)-2'-O)-methyltransferase RlmB, whose product MKPLYGFHAVGARLRAAPGSVQAVYVDASRRDARMQQFLRKVEASGVVLKTLSAERLAALAGTDRHQGVVAQVDDLPSRQDLHAVLDAVEGAPLVLALDGVTDPHNLGAILRTADAAGVHLVIAPKDRAVGLNPTVARVASGAAETVPYLMVTNLVRSLGELQERGLWVMGTDEAGTDEVYAANWKQPAVLVMGAEGAGMRRLVRETCDQLLQIPMLGAVESLNVSVAAGVCLYEAVRQRRL is encoded by the coding sequence ATGAAGCCGCTCTATGGCTTTCATGCCGTGGGCGCACGCCTGCGCGCTGCGCCCGGGTCGGTACAGGCCGTCTATGTCGATGCAAGCCGCCGCGATGCGCGCATGCAGCAGTTTCTGCGCAAGGTCGAGGCTTCGGGTGTGGTGCTCAAGACCCTCAGCGCCGAGCGCCTGGCCGCATTGGCGGGCACCGATCGCCATCAGGGTGTGGTCGCGCAGGTGGACGATCTGCCAAGCAGGCAGGATCTGCACGCCGTGCTCGATGCCGTGGAGGGGGCGCCGCTGGTGCTGGCGCTCGATGGCGTGACCGATCCGCACAACCTCGGAGCCATCTTGCGCACCGCCGATGCGGCCGGCGTGCATCTGGTCATCGCGCCCAAAGACCGCGCCGTCGGGCTCAATCCGACGGTGGCTCGCGTGGCCAGTGGCGCGGCGGAAACCGTGCCGTATCTGATGGTGACCAATCTGGTTCGCAGTCTGGGCGAATTGCAGGAGCGTGGTCTCTGGGTCATGGGCACCGACGAAGCTGGGACCGACGAGGTGTACGCCGCCAACTGGAAGCAGCCTGCCGTACTCGTGATGGGGGCCGAAGGGGCGGGCATGCGCCGACTGGTGCGAGAGACCTGCGACCAACTCCTGCAGATTCCCATGCTGGGTGCGGTGGAGAGTCTCAACGTCTCGGTCGCCGCCGGCGTCTGTCTTTACGAGGCCGTGCGCCAGCGGCGTCTCTGA